The Prionailurus viverrinus isolate Anna chromosome B2, UM_Priviv_1.0, whole genome shotgun sequence genome contains the following window.
gAGGTGTGTGCAAATCCAGTTGTGCAGAATCAGGAGACACATATTTGTATTaacatctctccttctctctgcatctctttctgattctttctgagctcttcctcttttcccttatACATTTTATAGAACTTTAAGTCTGGAATGTACACACATTTTTACAGTACTTCAAGTTCTAGTAAGTGCAGACTGATACACCCTATATTCCTTTGACTGATGCAAACAAAATGTCCATTATTTCACTTTtctcatattaaatattaataatcaaCTTTTGGCGATAATGTGGAACTATATTGATATAAGCTACGTCAATTTCAGGGAGTACAGCATTTATTCACGTTATTGCTGATAAATTCCATGCCCTTGTCTTTTCATAAGATCATTTCAACCCCCTAccaagttgttttctttttgaagatttcttttaaaaattgctaaatacTTGGTCTTGACAGGAAACATGTGGTAAGAAAGGATGGACCCAAAAAATGGAAGTTCTCTCACTGGCTTTATCCTGCTGGGTTTCTCTGACCGGCCTCAGCTGGAGCGAGTCCTCTTTGTGGTTCTTCTCATCTTCTATCTGCTCACCCTGCTGGGAAACACAACCATCATTGCGTTGGCCCGCCTGGACCCACACCTGCAGactcccatgtactttttcctgtCCAACCTAAGCTTTCTGGACCTGTGTTACACAACCAGCACTGTTCCTCAGCTGCTGGTTCATCTCAGGGGAGCAGAGAAGTCTATCTCCTTtggtgcctgtgtagctcagcTGTTCATCGCTCTAGGGTTGGGATCCACAGAATGCATTCTGTTAGGGGTGATGGCATTTGACCGCTACACAGCCGTCTGCAGGCCCCTGCACTACACAGTGATCATGCACCCCCGTCTCTGTGCCCTGATGGCTTCTGCATCATGGTTCATTGGTTTTGCCAACGCCTCGTTGCAGACGGTGCTCACCTTCCTTGTACCACTTtgtgggagaaataaaatagacCACTTCTTTTGTGAGGTCCCCCCACTGCTCAAGCTTTCCTGTGTTGACACCACTGTGAATGAGTCTGAGCTCTTCTTTGTCGGTGTGATCATTCTCCTCATACCTGTGGCATTAATCACGTTCTCCTATGGTCGAATCGTCAGGGCAGTGTTAAGAATAAAGTCAGCCGCTGGACAGAGGAAAGTGTTTGGGACATGTGGGTCCCACCTCACTGTGGTCTCCCTGTTCTATGGCACGGCCATCTATGCTTACCTCCAGCCCAGCAACAACTACTCCCAAGATCTGGGCaagttcatttctctcttctacaCCATCGTCACCCCCATGGTCAACCCCTTCATATATACCCTGCGGAACAAGGATGTGATGGGAGCAGTGAGAAAGGTATTGTGTAGGGGCTATGACTCCAGATGACTGAGGGGAAGACCCTTTCATGAAAGGCATTGAATACAGAGTCTTTATGGTTTCTGTGTCCTCAACATTTCCCCTGACAACTCTCAAGGGAACTTTCTTAATTCATTCTTTATGCAAGTGAGTATTCAAACTCTAAGTTCATGGATGCATTGCAGCCTCCAGAGATGCTGAGGTAATGTACCTACACCATCTGCATCATATTAATATTGTAAAAAGTTTCAGAGGATTTTCTTAGTTCACCCCCATTTGGGAACACTATCCCATTTCTAATTGCAAAGGACAGTGACACACACACCATGAAAGCATAccaatataagaataaaaatgaccAGAACACTAATAAATATCAATATTGTAGAAAATTCTAGCAATTTCTGGaggctatttctttttctcacagtCAGATCATGGCTCAATTACAACGTCTGTGGCCTGACTGGATCACAGCTTTTTCCCAGAGTAGGAGGACAACTGTGGGAAATCAAACTTAGGTGAGAGAAAATATGCCAACATCTATCC
Protein-coding sequences here:
- the LOC125165805 gene encoding putative olfactory receptor 2B8, whose translation is MDPKNGSSLTGFILLGFSDRPQLERVLFVVLLIFYLLTLLGNTTIIALARLDPHLQTPMYFFLSNLSFLDLCYTTSTVPQLLVHLRGAEKSISFGACVAQLFIALGLGSTECILLGVMAFDRYTAVCRPLHYTVIMHPRLCALMASASWFIGFANASLQTVLTFLVPLCGRNKIDHFFCEVPPLLKLSCVDTTVNESELFFVGVIILLIPVALITFSYGRIVRAVLRIKSAAGQRKVFGTCGSHLTVVSLFYGTAIYAYLQPSNNYSQDLGKFISLFYTIVTPMVNPFIYTLRNKDVMGAVRKVLCRGYDSR